The sequence below is a genomic window from Phycisphaerae bacterium.
GGTGACGGCCATCGAACTGGCGGAGGCCATGAACATCACCGGCACGCACGAGTCCCGCCGGCGACGCGTACGCGAGACCGCCCGCTACGCCCGCGAATGCCTGGGCCATCGCGTGTGCGCCGGGTCCGGGGCCAGTGACGACTGCGGCTACTGGATGGCCCGAGACGCCGACGAATGGGCGAGCTACCTGGAAGCGGCGCGAAACGGCGCACGCTTCCGCTTTGCGGGAATCGCCCGGGCGAAACGGGCGGTGGTGGAACGGATGGGCAAACAGCAACGGCTGTTTGCCCAGTAGGCACGAAGGCACGGAGCCACGGAGGCACGAAGGGAACGTGAAAGAAGGCACGGAGCCACGAAGCCACGAAGCGACGGAGCAGGGATGCACGGCTTGCGAGGCGAGCGCCCGAGACGATGCGGCGGCGCGGCTGACGTGTCTTTACGGCGTCATCACCAAGGCCCTTTGTGCAGTCCCCAAGCCAGGGTCGACGCCGGAGACGATCACCGGCCGGTTTGACGTGGAATACGTTCACGTGGTCCGCGCCGTGCTCGCCGAGGCGCTCCGCGACATTCCGCAATTGACCTACGAAATCGGCCAGCACCGCACCGACCCCGTGGGGCATTGTGTGGTGACGTTTCGATGGGAAGAAGCCACGAAGCTACGTAGCCACGGAGCCACGAAGGGGGAAGCATGCTCGCAGAAGTAACGCTCACGCTGACGGATTGGTCCATCGTGGCGGGCATGATCGGGCTGCCCATGGGCTGGGTCGCCTGGTCGCTCTCGGGCATGCGGAAAGACCAGCGGGAAGGCCGCGAACGACTGGAGCGCGAACTGCACGACGGGCTCTCGCGCATGGACAACAAGGCCCGCGAGTTCGACGCGAAACTCTGGGAACTGGAGCAGAGCAAGGCGGGCAAGGCGGACTGGGTGAGAAGCACGCTCGTGCTCCAGCGCGGGCAGCAGCAGACCATCGAGGCGCTGCGCACCGTTGAAGGGAAGCTCGACGCGACGCTGGGCATCGGGGGATCGCTGAGCCGCATCGCCAAGGCGATGGAGGAGAAATCACCGTGAACGACGCGACACGCGCACGCATGATCCAGCAGACCCGGCAGGAGATCATGATCGCCCTGCTGCACACGCGGGGCATCCCCTTCCGCTTCGACCTGCTCTGCCACGCGCTGCTGCACCTGAACCTGCCGGACGACGAGGTCGTGAAACGCGACCTGGAATACCTCGCCGCCAAAGGCTACGTGCGCTGGACCAATGAGGCGGATTACCTGCCCTGGTCGCGGCGAATGTTCGAACTGACGCCGGCGGGCGACGAAGTGGCCAATCGAATCACCCACGATCCGGCGGTGGGACTGTGAGCGGCGAAGACGCCGCAGGCAACAGGCAATGGGCAATAGGCAACAGGAAAGGCACGAAGGCACGAAGGGAAGGACTCGAAGCCATGAACGTACACCCGACCACGACGGAGATGATCGAGCACAACTTCACGCATCACGTGCCCGTGAACGAAGCCGTGTGTCGGCTACACGCGGACGTGCGAAAGGCGTGCAGGAAGGCGGCGCTCGACATCGCGTTTCTGTGCCCGGAGAGTCGGGAGCGATCGCTCGCCCTGACCAAGCTCGAAGAGGCCATGATGTGGGCCAACGCGGCGATCGCACGGAACCAGGAATAAGGCACGCCCGGCAAGCCGGGTTTGCCGGAGGCACGAAGGGAACGAAGAAGAAGCGACGGAGCGACGTAGGGCATGAGTGAAGAGCGGGTACATGGCGCGATGCCGCGATGGGTGCGGGAACTCGAAGCGGAAGGCTTCGACCCGGCGGCCACGTGGAACCGCATCGAAGACCTGCTGTGGATGGGCTGGGACGCCAAGGACATCCATGCGGAACTGCACCTGCCCGAGAGCAAGCGGCGCTCACTGCAAATGCTGGCCCGCAAGTTCGGACCGCGACGGCGGCTGGAGCAGTTCGCCCGCTTCAAGGATGCCCTGCTGAGCGGAGCCATGGAACTCGGCCCGGACCTGATCCAGGCCCTGCAAGGGATCGCGGCCAAGGCCGTGTCGCCCAACGTCAAGGAGAGCACCCAGACACGGGCCAGCGTCCTGCTGATCGAGTTCACCAAGGCCCTGACGCGGATGATGAAGGCGGACGCGGCGAGCGAACGACAGCGCGAGGAGAAGGAATCCGCCGCGAAGGCCATCGATCCGAAGGACGCGGTGGAAGCGATCAAGGCACTGTATGGAGTCAAGTAGGTAACAGGCAACGATGAAGGCAACGGGCAACAGGCAACAGGCAACAGCAGGCACGCAGGGGCTGAGTACGGCCCTGGCGGGACTTCTGCTGCCGTACCAGAAACGCATGGTGCAGTGCGAAGAGCGCTTCTGCATCTGGCGGTGGAGCCGCCAGGTGGGCAAGAGCTTCGGGGCCAGCCTGCGGCGCATCATGCGGGGCATGGCGCGGCGGCGCAACCAGATCTTCCTCTCGGCGGGCATGCGGCAATCCCGCGAACTGATGGACAAAGCCCGCACGCACCTGAAGGCCATGCAGATCGCCTTCGAGTCGAGCGAGTACGACGAGGTCTTCGAAGGATTCGAATGCCGCGTGCTGGAAGCCAAGATCCCCGCGTTCGGCATGCGCATCATCGCCCTGCCGGCCAACCCCAACACGGCGCGAGGATTCACCGGCGACGTGCTCCTCGACGAGTTCGCCCTGCACGCCCACGATCGCGAGATCTTCGCGGCGGTGTACGCCTCGCTCACGCGCGGCAACGGCGAGCTCGACGTGTGCTCCACGCCCAAGGGGCGGCAGAACTGGTTCTACAAGCTCTGGACCAACGACGCCTACGCCAAGGACACGGTGACCATCTACGACGCGATCGCCGACGGCCTGGACGTGGATGCCGACCAACTCCGCGCGGGCATCGCCGACGATGAGCTCTGGCGGCAGGAGTACCTCTGCGAGTTCGTGGACGAAGCCACGGCCTTCCTCACCTACGAAATGATCATGGCGTGTGAGGACGAGAAGCTGCCGCTGGAGCTTGCGCTCCAGCAGCAGCAGGCAACAGGCAATGGGCAATGGGCAATAGGCGAAGACCTGTTCGTGGGGATCGACGTGGGGCGGAAGCGCGACCTCACCGTGATCTGGGGATTCGAGCAGATCGGCTCCATGCTCATCTCCGCGGGGATGATCGAACTGAATGCGATGCCGTTTCGAGGGCAGTACGAGATCATCTCGAAACTTCTCGAAAGCGGCCGCGTGCGGCGGGCGTGCATCGACGCCACCGGCCTGGGCATGCAACTGGCGGAGGAGCTCGGCGAACGATTCGGCACGTACAAGGTCGAGCCCTGCCCGTTCACGCCCAAGCTCAAGGACGAGATCGCCGGGAAGCTGCGCGTGAAGTTCATGGACCAGAACATCCGCATCCCGGCCAGCGACGCCGTCCGCAATGACCTGCACAGCGTCGCCAAGACCGTGACGGCGGCGGGCAACGTACGACTCTCCGCGCCACGCGAGGAAGGCAGCCACGCGGACCGCTTCTGGGCGGCGGCGCTGGCCGTGCACGCGGCGAGCGGAGACCGGGGGCCGATCGAGGAAATTCCCACGCCGGACCTGGTGACGGCGGGACTGCGAGGTCGGGCATGGTGAGAACGGGGAACATGATCGCCAACAGCTTCCGCTGGGCACGAGACGCCTGGACGAACCTGACGCGGCCTCGGGCCGGGGCTCTGGTCCGACCCGACGCGCAATTGGACTTCGTCCGCGCCGCCGTGTCCGACAACCTCACCTTCAGCCGGTTGCGCACCCTGCTGATCAGCGGCGATAACGGCGACCTGGAGACGACGCTGCAACTCTTCGCGGAGATGCGGCAGAAGGACCTGAACCTGCGGAGCGTGGCGGACACGCGCATCGGCGCCCTGACGGGACTTGATTACGAGATTCTGCCCGAGTCGGACACGAAGGAATCACAACTGGCCGAAGAGGCGGCGGCGTTCGTGCGCGAAGGGATCAAGCGCATCGCGGGCTTCGACGAGACGCTCGAACACCTCGCCGAGGGCATCGGCACCAACCTCTCCGTGGCGGAGACCGTCTGGGGGGAGAACGACCTGGTCGAGGCGCTCACGCCGGTGCCCCACTGGCGGCTGCGAAGTGATACGCAGAAGCCGGGGCTCGTTCTTGTGGCCACGCATGAGGCGCCGCGCGGGGAGGCGGTGGCAGGGCCGAAGTGGATCGTTCACGAGCCGTACTTTTCCGGCGGGCACCCCCTGTCGCAAAGCCTCTACCGCAGCAGCGCTCTGATCTACCTGGTGAAGATGCTGGCCGTGGCCGACTACGCGACCTACTGCGAGACCTACGGGATGCCCATGCGCGTGGCCAAGTATCCGCCGGGCATCAGCACCGACGAGCGCACGGCGCTGATCAACATGATGGAGAATCTCGGTTCCAAGGCCTACGGCGTGTTCTCGCAGGGCGTCGAGCTCGATCTCCACGAAAGCAGCCAGCGGGGCACGCAGCCCTTCGAGGCGCTGATCAACCTGTGCGATCGCTCCATGGCCAAGCTCTGGCTGGGCGGCAACCTCACCAGCGATACGACGGGCGGAACGGGTACCTTCGCGGCGGCGGCCGTGCAGGACGACGTCCGCGAGGACAAGCTCGACGACGACATCCGCCGCGAAGCGCGAACCATCGAGGCACAACTCTTCGCCCCGATGTGCCTCTACCACTTCCGCCGTCCGGTTCCACTGCCCAAGTTCCGACGCACCAAGCCCGACACGACGGATCGCAACCAACTCGCCCAACTGCTCAACACCGTGACGCAGCAGATGGGCCTGCCGGTCGCCGAGGAGTGGGCCTACGACGCCCTGGGTATTCCCAAGCCGGAAGAGGGCGAG
It includes:
- a CDS encoding terminase family protein, giving the protein MKATGNRQQATAGTQGLSTALAGLLLPYQKRMVQCEERFCIWRWSRQVGKSFGASLRRIMRGMARRRNQIFLSAGMRQSRELMDKARTHLKAMQIAFESSEYDEVFEGFECRVLEAKIPAFGMRIIALPANPNTARGFTGDVLLDEFALHAHDREIFAAVYASLTRGNGELDVCSTPKGRQNWFYKLWTNDAYAKDTVTIYDAIADGLDVDADQLRAGIADDELWRQEYLCEFVDEATAFLTYEMIMACEDEKLPLELALQQQQATGNGQWAIGEDLFVGIDVGRKRDLTVIWGFEQIGSMLISAGMIELNAMPFRGQYEIISKLLESGRVRRACIDATGLGMQLAEELGERFGTYKVEPCPFTPKLKDEIAGKLRVKFMDQNIRIPASDAVRNDLHSVAKTVTAAGNVRLSAPREEGSHADRFWAAALAVHAASGDRGPIEEIPTPDLVTAGLRGRAW
- a CDS encoding DUF935 family protein, yielding MVRTGNMIANSFRWARDAWTNLTRPRAGALVRPDAQLDFVRAAVSDNLTFSRLRTLLISGDNGDLETTLQLFAEMRQKDLNLRSVADTRIGALTGLDYEILPESDTKESQLAEEAAAFVREGIKRIAGFDETLEHLAEGIGTNLSVAETVWGENDLVEALTPVPHWRLRSDTQKPGLVLVATHEAPRGEAVAGPKWIVHEPYFSGGHPLSQSLYRSSALIYLVKMLAVADYATYCETYGMPMRVAKYPPGISTDERTALINMMENLGSKAYGVFSQGVELDLHESSQRGTQPFEALINLCDRSMAKLWLGGNLTSDTTGGTGTFAAAAVQDDVREDKLDDDIRREARTIEAQLFAPMCLYHFRRPVPLPKFRRTKPDTTDRNQLAQLLNTVTQQMGLPVAEEWAYDALGIPKPEEGEAVIERNLGAFGETLQEETDSGQQGFGGGSF